From Paenibacillus graminis:
TCGAGGGTTTGTGTGAAGTAATATGACATTTTGGTGGCGTGAATATAAATAAAACAGCAAACCCCCTAATGATCGGTAGGCTGCTGTTTGTATTTTTGCTACTATGACCGGTTCTAACGTTCTTCCAAAATCAGTTAACGGGTAGTCCGCTTTGGGCGGCTACTATAGATATCACACCAACGGAAGTTCGTCGAGCCGTTCGTAAATCAGCAATCCTTTCTCTTTCGCCACCCTTACCATTTCGTCGGCACCCTGAGATGCTCCCCCGACTCGAAGCACGGCGTTACAGTAATCAAGCAGGCGAATGGAAGACGGATGAAAAATGTTGTTAAAAATCTCATCTCCCTGAGCAGTGGAACCGGCCGTCGCGATAAGAGGCAAAGCATACCACTCCCCCAGCACCGGCATGTGTCCAGCCTCGTAAACTTGAAGGGCGATTTCATTCATGTAGTTGACGTTTTTCTCGATTAATACATGATCATCATTCGTTCCAGAACGATAGGGGCCGGCGATGAGAATATGCAGTGGTTTTGATTGCACTTTTAAGAGGCCTTGAATCTGGACGTGCTGGAGCAGCATTATCGTCTTAGCGTCACGAATCTCCCCGCTTTCGACCATGTCTAGTGCTTGAGCAAACGGAAGTTCCACCACCTCAATGTTTTCCTGCTCCTCCTCAAGGCCCCCGCCGCGGCCCGTTGTCATATCTTCACTATATTCGGCTACATAGAAGTGCAGGATTTCGGTAACGGAGCCCGGCGACATATAAGCCTCGCCAACTTTTTGCACATGGCGGATACGGTACCCTGTCTCTTCCTCCGTCTCCCGCAGAATACCTTCTTCCGGTGTTTCTTTATCGAGCAGCCCCGCACAGGTTTCGATGAGCATTCCAGTCTCATTGCCGTTCCTGTAAGTAGGCATTCGGAACTGCCTGGTCAGTACAACAGTTTGTTTATGCCGGTTATAGAGCAGGATCGTCGCGCCGTTGCCGCGATCGTACACCTCACGGGATTGTGTCTCCCATTGTCCATTGTCTTTTTCAAACTCGAATGTAACCTTCTTTAAGGTGTACCAGTTATCCGATAAAAGCTCCTCTTGTACAATCCGTACTCTTGGGTAATCCTGCTGTGCCTTCATCTCATTTCCTCCCTAAAAAGATTCCGTTCTCTTTAGTCATTACGAGGGGCCCGTTCTGCTGCAGAAGCCCGTTGATATGGTCTCGAAACTTGTCATTAACCGCTCCGACAAGCCGCTGTCTTGCGTTCATCGGCGTAGAAATCATATATTCGATCAGGGGCTCCGCTTCGTCAACCAACAGCCGGTCTTCGTATCGAAGCAAGCGAAGATCGGAGAAGCAAGAAGACAGTAAGTCCCTTCCATTATCCAGGTGGAACCGTTTAATAGCCTGATCCAACACATGCAGGTCGGGGTCAAACGAGGCCGCCAAGTGTTCAATTTCTTGCAGGTGCTGCGTGCTCATCGTAGCGGTGCACACTAGACCTCCTTGTTTTAGGACACGGTGCATCTCGAGGATTGCTCCAGGGATGTCCGGCACGTGGTACAGCATGTTGTTAGCGATAACCATATCGAATTGCTCATCATGGAAAGGGATTTGCTGTGCATTAACAGATAAGAACTTAAACTGCGAATTGTTCCTCCCCAAGCTGGAACGCGCTTCTTCCACCATTCCGCCCGACATATCGGTAAGCGTGATGCGCCAGCTGCTTGGAATCCGTTCGGCGTTTCTTATCCAAAAGGTCCCGTCACCGCAGCCCAGCTCGAGAATGCGTGCTCCCGGTTGTCCCTCCAGTTGTTCAAAGATCCAGCGATGCCAGCCTTGGGGATTCGTACTATACCTGTCGTAAAGATGTATCCGCGTTTGCAGGCGGTTCGCCGTCTGATACTGCTCTCCCCAATTGTTCTCACTCTGCACGGTTTGAATAACATCCGCCAAACGGTTCCAATCGGACCCGTAAGCAGACATTTCCAGAGCATCCCGTATTGCATGCACTACGTGCTCCGTATGAGCGGCTTTTCTCTGTAGGACATCGAGTTGTGCTTGCAGGGAGTGTCTGATGTCCACGCTCGATAACGATTCTGCATCTAAAATGTCCTTTATTTTTTGAAGCGGCAACCCTAGATACTTCAACATCTGGATTTGCTGTAATCTTTCCAGGTCTTTCATGTTGTACGATCTTTTGGCTCCGGTGTGATGATCTTCTGGACTCAGAAGCCCGATTTGATCGTAATACCGCAATGTCCTGACCGTGATCCCTGTACGTTTGGCAAGCTGTCCTGTCGTCAGACCGTTCTGTTTGTCCATCCAATTCTCACATCCAATTGTTTACTCTTGCAGGTCGTTCTCAGTCAGTATAGCAAATGACGTAACGTCACCTTCAAGCAAAATAATAATTTACCCTAAAGGGACTTTTTACCAGTCCCCGGTGGGTCTTTGGTATGGTTGAAACAAGCGGCCGACTGAGACTATACGACGATTTTTTCCGATATGCGGTTGGAATGTTGTCATGGCAGGGATGGCTGGGTAATAGAGATGATTAGAACTATCAAATTTGGCTGGGCTTGGATTAGGAGCCAAGAAAACGGAGGGAAAGATCATGGTGGCACAGACAGTATCAGGCATCAGCCCGGTACAGGCCATTGCAGCTTACGGTGGCACACAAAGCGATGTCAGTTCCATGGAGAAGCAGCGGAACCAGTTGCTGATGGAACTGGACAAGGTGAATGCAGCGCAGGGCGGAGAGCGGCAGGCTCCATATCGCCGTGAGCAGCTGCAGCGGAACATTCGATTGCTGGAGGCCCGACTGGTGCAGAAAAGCGGGAGCAGCGCCTCAGCCAATTTTGTACCTGCTCCACCGCTTCAAGACCATCTCCCGCTCTGGCGGACTGAACGAAAGGGAGGCCTCCAGGGCATCGGTCAGACTGATCCCCGGACGGCGACGGTGAATTCAGAAGGCCGCTTCAACGTGTTGATTTAGACAAGAAAGCGAAGGTGCGAAAAGCGTCTGGTGATGAACCGGCTTCCCGCACCTTCTTTTTTTAACGCTGTTTCCGCAAAGTTTGTTGTTTTATACAGAATGCAATTGATTTATTTGTTGAATAACATATAATGTAAGTTGTGTTTTTTTAATCAAGTTTGGGTGGTGGTATTTATATGAAAGTGGTCATAGGAGCAGGGCAGACAAAGTATGATGATTGGCTCAATACCCAAGAAGATGAATTGAATTTACTATCTTTGGAAAGTTGGATCAATTTATCTGAACCAGAGAGTATTGATGCATTTTTGGCTGAACATGTATGGGAACATTTAACTTACGAGGAAGGGATTACGGCGGCGAAGCATTGTTATCAGTTTTTAAAACCTGGTGGGTACATTCGTTGTGCAGTTCCTGATAAAAATTTCCGTAACGATTGGTATCAACAGATGGTTCAAGTCGGCGGTCCTGGACCAGCGGATCATCCTGCGGCATCTCATAAAATAGTTTATGATGCAAAAACCTTTGTATCTGTATTTGAAATGGCAGGGTTTGAAGTAACGTTGTTGGAGTATTGCGATGAGAATGGAGATTTTCATTATACATACTGGAATGAAATGGACGGGAAGGTAGGGAGATCATTTCGCTTTGATACAAGAAATTCCATTAAAGAATTAGGAATGGTATCCATTATTATAGATGCAAAAAAGCCGTTACTAATAAAAAGTAATACTGCAGATTGACACGTTAGTTTATAAAAGGATCACCTCTTTCGGTAGTCCTTTTAACTTCGCAAATTTCTTATAGTATGTAGCTGTGTCAGTTAAACTCGCATTGATGCGTTGTTGGTTTATTCGACGAGAAGCAGCTTGCCGATACCTCTATAAGAAGTTAAAGATCCTCGTTATTTCCTTTGAATAAAGAGAATAATCTCAATATACAACTCTGTCATTTCTTTTGGGGTTTTATCTAAACCATTTCGAATCCATTGTTCAATTAATCCTAAAAAAGCAGAGGTTATAAAGGATAGAAAGTATTCCAGTGGGACCTCTAAATCTGCATAGAAACCTTCATGCTGTTCTAAATTAAAACGCACCTTTTTTGAAAAGGCATTCATAAATCGAATGTGGAAACCCGCTCTGCCATGATTGCCTAAAAATATCTTTATAATTGGAGCATTGATTTCGATGGAACTGAACAATGAATCAGCTAATTGTTTTTGTTCTATATCGATCGTGCGA
This genomic window contains:
- the nudK gene encoding GDP-mannose pyrophosphatase NudK encodes the protein MKAQQDYPRVRIVQEELLSDNWYTLKKVTFEFEKDNGQWETQSREVYDRGNGATILLYNRHKQTVVLTRQFRMPTYRNGNETGMLIETCAGLLDKETPEEGILRETEEETGYRIRHVQKVGEAYMSPGSVTEILHFYVAEYSEDMTTGRGGGLEEEQENIEVVELPFAQALDMVESGEIRDAKTIMLLQHVQIQGLLKVQSKPLHILIAGPYRSGTNDDHVLIEKNVNYMNEIALQVYEAGHMPVLGEWYALPLIATAGSTAQGDEIFNNIFHPSSIRLLDYCNAVLRVGGASQGADEMVRVAKEKGLLIYERLDELPLV
- a CDS encoding MerR family transcriptional regulator: MDKQNGLTTGQLAKRTGITVRTLRYYDQIGLLSPEDHHTGAKRSYNMKDLERLQQIQMLKYLGLPLQKIKDILDAESLSSVDIRHSLQAQLDVLQRKAAHTEHVVHAIRDALEMSAYGSDWNRLADVIQTVQSENNWGEQYQTANRLQTRIHLYDRYSTNPQGWHRWIFEQLEGQPGARILELGCGDGTFWIRNAERIPSSWRITLTDMSGGMVEEARSSLGRNNSQFKFLSVNAQQIPFHDEQFDMVIANNMLYHVPDIPGAILEMHRVLKQGGLVCTATMSTQHLQEIEHLAASFDPDLHVLDQAIKRFHLDNGRDLLSSCFSDLRLLRYEDRLLVDEAEPLIEYMISTPMNARQRLVGAVNDKFRDHINGLLQQNGPLVMTKENGIFLGRK
- a CDS encoding class I SAM-dependent methyltransferase, with product MKVVIGAGQTKYDDWLNTQEDELNLLSLESWINLSEPESIDAFLAEHVWEHLTYEEGITAAKHCYQFLKPGGYIRCAVPDKNFRNDWYQQMVQVGGPGPADHPAASHKIVYDAKTFVSVFEMAGFEVTLLEYCDENGDFHYTYWNEMDGKVGRSFRFDTRNSIKELGMVSIIIDAKKPLLIKSNTAD
- a CDS encoding TetR/AcrR family transcriptional regulator, whose product is MSIYKEKKQKTKYLIQKSFLQVLEKKKFELTTIGDITKIAQINRGTFYLHYSDKFDLLNQMEEQLFSDIGNHIDELQSRYLPTRTIDIEQKQLADSLFSSIEINAPIIKIFLGNHGRAGFHIRFMNAFSKKVRFNLEQHEGFYADLEVPLEYFLSFITSAFLGLIEQWIRNGLDKTPKEMTELYIEIILFIQRK